The following proteins come from a genomic window of Gimesia chilikensis:
- a CDS encoding anthranilate synthase component I family protein → MSGNVSQDLSHCSPVQGTSDTSQLPLVEELTPCPDLESLLQEFTSEKGLLVLDSARDAGSLGRYSYLMCNPLKRFQIQQARLGTDPFETIRRLHRDLWRPAISELPPFQGGFAGLLSYELGRSWEQFPRAINDEFGLPDLAVGFYDWVIAWDHQQHRAWLIVHGFDDTLDSQCTDQAARRLREIKRRIDAVVLQQHKPVSPQPNQGTRLEQKDLAACHEVVGFPGIFSNFSKDEFLRRIERIIEYIYAGDIFQANFSQRLLSPATMPAADLYLNLRSRNAAPFAGYFAWDDWTVLSASPERFLQLSDNEVETRPIKGTRRRKTVPEADLLTRDELRESKKDQAENVMIVDLLRNDLSRVCQPGTIRVPQLCEVETYETVQHLVSEVRGKLKPEHSVWDLLAASFPGGSISGAPKVRAMEIIAELEPTVRGPYCGSLFYAGLNGEFDSNILIRSFTIRKGWIQFPVGGGIVAQSQPRLEYEETLHKAAGMLAALKP, encoded by the coding sequence ATGTCCGGTAATGTCTCTCAGGATCTCTCACATTGCTCCCCAGTGCAGGGGACCAGTGATACGAGCCAGCTCCCGCTCGTCGAAGAGCTCACCCCCTGTCCGGACCTCGAATCTCTGCTTCAGGAATTTACTAGCGAAAAGGGGCTCCTCGTCCTGGACAGCGCCCGTGATGCCGGATCTCTGGGCCGCTACTCCTACCTGATGTGCAACCCTTTGAAACGTTTTCAAATTCAACAGGCCCGCTTGGGAACTGATCCCTTCGAGACGATCAGAAGACTTCATAGAGATTTGTGGAGACCAGCGATTTCAGAACTTCCCCCATTCCAGGGAGGCTTTGCAGGACTGCTTTCTTATGAACTTGGACGCAGTTGGGAACAGTTTCCCCGGGCAATCAATGATGAATTCGGGCTACCTGATCTCGCTGTCGGCTTTTATGACTGGGTCATCGCCTGGGATCATCAACAACATCGTGCCTGGCTGATCGTCCACGGATTTGATGACACCCTGGACTCACAATGTACCGATCAGGCTGCCCGGCGACTCCGTGAAATCAAACGACGAATTGATGCGGTTGTACTTCAGCAACACAAGCCTGTGTCTCCTCAACCGAATCAGGGAACGCGGTTGGAACAAAAGGATCTCGCTGCCTGCCACGAGGTTGTTGGATTTCCAGGTATCTTCAGCAATTTCAGCAAAGACGAGTTTCTGCGTCGTATTGAGCGAATCATTGAATATATCTACGCAGGTGATATTTTTCAGGCGAATTTCTCACAGCGATTACTCAGTCCGGCTACGATGCCAGCCGCAGACCTCTACCTCAATTTACGATCACGTAATGCGGCTCCCTTTGCTGGCTACTTTGCCTGGGATGACTGGACGGTACTCAGCGCCTCCCCGGAACGCTTCCTGCAACTATCGGACAACGAAGTTGAGACCCGCCCCATCAAGGGAACCCGCAGGCGTAAGACAGTCCCCGAAGCCGATTTACTCACTCGTGATGAACTGCGGGAAAGTAAAAAGGATCAGGCGGAAAACGTCATGATCGTCGACCTGCTACGGAATGACCTGTCACGTGTTTGTCAGCCGGGTACCATTCGTGTCCCCCAATTGTGTGAAGTGGAGACATACGAAACGGTCCAACATCTCGTTTCCGAAGTACGTGGAAAGCTTAAACCAGAGCATAGTGTCTGGGATCTGCTGGCAGCCTCATTTCCAGGAGGTTCAATCAGCGGAGCTCCCAAAGTTCGTGCCATGGAAATAATCGCCGAACTGGAACCTACGGTCCGTGGCCCTTATTGTGGCTCGCTCTTCTATGCAGGACTTAATGGTGAATTTGACAGCAATATTCTGATCAGGTCCTTTACAATCAGAAAAGGCTGGATTCAATTTCCTGTCGGGGGAGGCATCGTAGCTCAGAGCCAACCACGACTGGAGTATGAGGAAACGTTGCACAAAGCAGCTGGTATGCTCGCCGCTCTGAAACCCTGA
- a CDS encoding DUF6513 domain-containing protein: protein MNKNDSIGHPERILFVTGRLAEFSLREVLEKLAPQVGFEYEVAVLNVQVAALLHVPLIRRRLQVPESIDWVMLPGMCKGDLQELTDHFGVRFERGPKDHFDLPEFFGQANRPPRDLSGFDIEILAEINHAPLLSDEEILRQADLYRNSGADLIDVGCIPGESWSRAGEVVRLLVEAGHRVSIDSFDQAEVEAAVNNGAELILSCNYSNLDWVSRLGTEVVAIPDLPEDFDSLHRIVDQLLQSNTPFRIDPILEPIGYGFGASLERYYRARREFPDFEIMMGIGNLTELTEVDTAGMNLVLAALCQELRIKSVLATEVINWARTAVTEFDHARRLVKYAIENKTLPKHIHYQLVMLRAPKLKQLGAEALQNLASQIRDPNYRIFAEENEIHVMNRDGYWKGTDPYELFDQFQAVVSKSLDASHAFYLGYEMCKAVTALTLGKQYQQDQPLSWGFLTQEEVSAQERRQEERKGPQCGPR from the coding sequence TTGAACAAAAACGACTCAATCGGGCATCCGGAACGGATTCTGTTTGTTACCGGTAGACTGGCCGAATTTTCGCTACGGGAAGTTCTGGAGAAACTCGCTCCCCAGGTGGGATTTGAGTATGAAGTCGCCGTTTTGAATGTGCAGGTCGCTGCCTTATTGCACGTTCCACTGATCAGACGCCGTCTGCAGGTTCCAGAATCTATCGATTGGGTTATGCTCCCCGGCATGTGTAAAGGAGACCTGCAGGAACTGACCGATCATTTTGGTGTCCGGTTTGAACGAGGTCCCAAAGACCACTTCGATCTCCCCGAGTTTTTCGGTCAGGCGAATCGTCCTCCCCGGGATCTCTCAGGATTTGATATCGAAATTCTGGCAGAGATCAACCATGCTCCTCTGCTTTCAGACGAGGAAATTCTGCGACAGGCAGACCTTTATCGGAACAGCGGTGCCGACCTGATCGATGTCGGCTGTATTCCGGGAGAAAGCTGGAGCAGAGCGGGAGAAGTCGTGCGACTTTTGGTCGAGGCTGGCCACCGGGTCTCCATTGACAGTTTCGATCAGGCAGAAGTCGAAGCCGCAGTTAACAATGGAGCCGAACTGATTTTGAGTTGTAACTATTCAAATCTCGACTGGGTTTCCAGGCTGGGAACAGAGGTGGTGGCAATTCCCGATCTCCCCGAAGATTTCGATTCGCTCCATAGAATAGTGGATCAATTACTGCAGTCGAACACGCCATTTCGTATCGACCCCATTCTGGAGCCGATTGGGTACGGCTTCGGTGCATCGCTGGAAAGATATTACCGGGCAAGGCGTGAGTTCCCTGATTTTGAAATCATGATGGGGATTGGCAATCTGACAGAACTGACCGAGGTCGACACCGCAGGTATGAACCTTGTCCTGGCTGCCCTCTGTCAGGAATTACGGATCAAGAGCGTTCTGGCTACGGAAGTGATCAACTGGGCACGGACCGCAGTGACAGAATTTGATCATGCCCGACGACTGGTCAAATATGCGATTGAGAATAAAACTCTACCCAAGCACATTCACTATCAACTGGTGATGCTCCGGGCCCCCAAACTGAAACAACTGGGTGCCGAGGCACTACAGAATCTGGCCAGTCAGATACGTGACCCCAACTATCGCATTTTTGCCGAAGAGAACGAAATTCACGTCATGAATCGTGATGGGTACTGGAAGGGGACAGATCCCTATGAACTGTTTGATCAGTTCCAGGCAGTCGTCTCTAAATCATTGGATGCTTCTCATGCGTTTTATCTAGGGTACGAGATGTGTAAAGCTGTGACCGCACTTACATTGGGAAAACAATATCAGCAGGATCAACCGTTAAGCTGGGGCTTTTTGACACAGGAGGAAGTCAGCGCTCAGGAACGCAGGCAGGAAGAGAGAAAAGGACCTCAATGCGGCCCCCGCTGA
- a CDS encoding 4a-hydroxytetrahydrobiopterin dehydratase, which translates to MTEDQALTEEQMQEFLNTYSAWELRDGWLRRKFGTPGWPHTLMLVNTIGYLAEAGNHHPDLNVGYAAVTVKLQTHKVRAITAKDTSLAQKIEETVLWQPNEDSALDGFPKKWVH; encoded by the coding sequence ATGACTGAAGATCAGGCTTTAACCGAAGAGCAGATGCAGGAATTCCTGAACACTTACTCTGCATGGGAATTACGCGACGGCTGGTTACGTCGCAAATTCGGAACCCCCGGCTGGCCTCATACCCTTATGCTGGTGAATACGATAGGTTATCTGGCCGAGGCTGGAAACCACCATCCCGACCTGAACGTTGGCTATGCTGCTGTCACCGTTAAACTGCAAACGCACAAAGTTCGTGCCATCACAGCCAAGGACACCAGCCTCGCACAAAAAATTGAAGAGACTGTTCTCTGGCAACCAAACGAGGATTCGGCACTTGATGGTTTCCCTAAAAAGTGGGTTCACTAG
- a CDS encoding PSD1 and planctomycete cytochrome C domain-containing protein — MKRLPICSSPTVKSHLIPKAFYLAACVYLSCTASFEANAANTKKIPAEQVEFFEKEIRPVLVKRCYACHGSQKQEASLRLDSHAWMMKGSDTGAAVVPGDPQKSRLIQVIQYHNDDSQMPPEGKMPPQEIAALTRWVKMGTPWPYSEKDAKAVPGDGAYDYETLSSSHWSFQPVSKPSVPPVKNDQQAVSPVDHFVLARLEEKGLSLSPPADQRKLIRRACLDLTGLPPSYEEVEAFVNDKDPQAYEKLIDRLLASPGYGERWGRHWLDVARYADTKGYVFTSERRYPYSYTYRDYVIRAFNEDLPFNQFILEQLAADQLDRKGDDRSLAALGFLTVGRRYRGNIHDITDDRIDLVSRGLLGLTASCARCHDHKFDPVPIKDYYSLYSVFVSSYEPEEKDLPLIGKPKSEKAYEKYQEERAKRQKKVDDYVHAEADKFRAQARLSVGEVLQAVAEKQNLAQGDEKPQYAKEAPHRRYVDLWRAFLGKKSKDYRTVFAPWSEFAGLKKQKGDFARQSAEIIDKLSKSEAETDPNKRINRLVIHALKNNPPQSMYDVCRVYGSVFKEVEEAWLKTVADATKAKTAAPEKLDDPAAEELRQILYDSETPTASSDEVALSMFNRAQRNRIRQLEKELATLDVTSPGAPPRAMVMYDKDQPVTSFVHLRGNPGRRGDKVPRQFFRILAGEDRKPFAKGSGRLELAQAIASADNPLTARVFVNRVWMHHFGEGLVRTPSDFGVRSDPPTHPELLDYLASRFMDEGWSVKKLHKLIMLSATYKQGAQDNPEAILVDADNRLLWKHVPRRLSFEAMRDSILFVSGQLSDDRGGRSFQIDQIPTEPRRTVYSFIDRNNLPNVFRTFDFANVESSTAERPYTTVPQQALFAMNSPLLLEQSTLLVKDLDLEKVAADKGIEAAITQLYQRVLARNPAQEEIELGQQFLEHHRDQVKTPARMSGWEKYAQVLCTSNEFMFVD, encoded by the coding sequence ATGAAGCGACTTCCGATTTGCAGTTCTCCCACTGTGAAGTCCCATCTGATTCCCAAAGCTTTCTATCTGGCAGCTTGTGTCTACCTGAGCTGTACAGCTTCCTTTGAAGCAAACGCTGCAAATACCAAAAAAATCCCAGCGGAACAGGTTGAGTTTTTTGAGAAAGAAATCCGTCCTGTTCTGGTCAAGCGGTGCTATGCCTGTCACGGTTCCCAAAAACAGGAAGCCAGTTTGCGTCTGGACTCACATGCCTGGATGATGAAGGGGAGCGATACCGGTGCTGCGGTTGTTCCCGGGGATCCTCAGAAAAGTCGTCTGATTCAGGTGATTCAATATCATAACGATGACAGTCAGATGCCTCCTGAAGGAAAAATGCCTCCCCAGGAAATTGCAGCTCTGACCCGTTGGGTCAAAATGGGAACCCCCTGGCCCTACTCGGAAAAAGACGCGAAAGCAGTTCCCGGCGATGGTGCCTATGATTACGAAACCTTATCCAGCAGTCACTGGTCGTTTCAGCCTGTGTCCAAGCCGTCTGTACCACCAGTCAAAAATGATCAGCAGGCAGTATCACCCGTTGACCATTTTGTACTCGCCAGACTGGAAGAAAAAGGACTGTCGCTCTCTCCGCCCGCCGACCAGCGAAAATTGATTCGACGTGCCTGTCTCGATCTCACAGGATTGCCTCCTTCGTATGAAGAAGTAGAAGCATTCGTCAATGATAAAGACCCACAGGCTTATGAAAAGCTGATTGATCGGCTGCTGGCTTCTCCCGGGTATGGAGAACGCTGGGGCCGGCACTGGCTCGATGTGGCCCGCTATGCCGATACCAAAGGGTATGTCTTTACATCCGAGCGACGTTATCCTTACAGCTACACCTATCGCGATTATGTGATTCGGGCGTTTAATGAGGATCTGCCTTTTAATCAGTTCATTCTCGAACAGCTGGCTGCAGACCAGTTGGATCGCAAAGGTGATGATCGTTCTCTGGCGGCTTTAGGGTTCTTAACCGTTGGACGCCGTTACCGAGGAAACATCCACGATATTACAGACGACCGGATCGATCTGGTTTCACGAGGACTGCTCGGACTGACCGCATCCTGTGCCCGCTGCCATGACCATAAATTCGATCCTGTGCCGATTAAAGATTACTACTCGCTCTACAGCGTGTTTGTCAGCAGTTATGAGCCCGAAGAAAAAGATTTGCCTTTGATCGGCAAGCCCAAGTCAGAGAAGGCTTATGAGAAGTATCAGGAAGAGCGGGCCAAACGCCAGAAAAAAGTAGACGATTATGTACATGCGGAAGCAGACAAATTCCGCGCACAAGCCCGTCTGTCCGTCGGCGAGGTATTACAGGCGGTTGCTGAAAAACAGAACCTGGCCCAAGGGGATGAAAAGCCTCAGTATGCCAAAGAAGCACCTCATCGGCGGTATGTGGACCTCTGGCGTGCTTTTCTGGGAAAGAAATCCAAGGACTATCGTACGGTATTTGCTCCCTGGTCGGAATTTGCTGGTCTCAAAAAACAGAAAGGTGATTTTGCCAGACAGTCGGCTGAAATCATTGATAAACTATCGAAATCGGAAGCTGAGACTGATCCGAATAAACGTATTAATCGCCTGGTGATCCATGCCCTCAAAAACAACCCACCGCAATCGATGTACGACGTCTGCCGGGTTTATGGTAGCGTTTTTAAGGAGGTTGAAGAGGCCTGGTTGAAAACGGTTGCTGACGCTACCAAAGCCAAAACTGCCGCACCTGAGAAGCTGGACGATCCGGCTGCTGAAGAACTGCGACAGATTTTATATGACTCTGAGACCCCCACTGCCAGCAGTGATGAAGTGGCTCTGAGCATGTTCAATCGGGCGCAGAGAAATCGCATTCGTCAGCTCGAAAAAGAGCTGGCCACATTGGATGTCACCTCTCCAGGTGCGCCACCGCGGGCGATGGTGATGTACGATAAAGACCAGCCGGTTACCTCCTTCGTACATCTGCGTGGAAATCCGGGCCGTCGTGGTGATAAGGTGCCACGACAGTTTTTCCGGATTCTGGCAGGCGAGGATCGGAAGCCGTTTGCGAAAGGCAGTGGTCGACTGGAACTGGCTCAGGCAATCGCCTCGGCAGATAACCCTCTCACAGCGCGGGTCTTCGTGAACCGGGTCTGGATGCATCACTTCGGGGAAGGACTGGTTCGTACTCCCAGCGATTTTGGCGTCCGCAGTGATCCTCCGACACACCCGGAGCTGTTAGATTATCTGGCGTCCCGCTTCATGGATGAGGGCTGGTCCGTGAAAAAACTCCATAAACTGATCATGTTGTCTGCGACTTACAAGCAGGGAGCACAAGATAATCCAGAGGCCATTCTGGTTGATGCCGACAACCGTCTGTTATGGAAACATGTTCCTCGACGACTGAGTTTTGAGGCGATGCGCGACTCCATCCTGTTTGTCTCCGGACAGCTGTCGGATGATCGAGGGGGGCGGAGTTTCCAGATCGATCAGATACCGACGGAACCCCGACGAACGGTATACAGTTTTATCGACCGAAATAATTTGCCCAACGTATTTCGGACGTTTGATTTTGCCAACGTAGAATCCAGTACCGCAGAACGGCCTTACACGACAGTACCACAGCAGGCATTGTTTGCGATGAACAGTCCGCTTTTACTGGAACAGTCGACTTTACTGGTCAAGGATCTCGACCTGGAAAAGGTGGCTGCTGACAAAGGCATTGAGGCTGCGATTACACAGCTCTACCAGAGGGTTCTGGCACGAAATCCTGCCCAGGAAGAAATTGAATTAGGGCAACAGTTTCTGGAACACCATAGGGATCAGGTTAAAACTCCTGCCCGAATGAGTGGATGGGAAAAATATGCCCAGGTGCTTTGCACTTCAAATGAATTCATGTTTGTAGACTAA
- a CDS encoding DUF1501 domain-containing protein: MADTNPHFNIDPILTRRQMLQRCGTGLGSLGLASLMASEGMLNSAEGASGVNTESPMAPKTSHFPGKAKHVIHIFLNGGASQVDTFDPKPALAKYTGKMLPTENLRTERKTGAALPSPFKFKKYGESGLEVSELFSELGDCVDDIAFVRSMYTNVPNHEPSLMMMNCGDLIQPRPSMGAWVTYGLGTENQNLPGFVVMCPGGYPITESANWRSAFLPGAYQGTHIDTKHTDIEKLISNIRNKKQSLPEQRRQLDLLQALNRRHQEARAQESALESRIQSFELAYRMQMQASDVFDVSQEPQHIHEMYGSGVHARQMMIARRLVERGVRYVQLWHGAGQPWDNHDEIEKNHRRLAGECSQGIAALLKDLKQRGLLQDTIVVCGGEFGRTPVVELPTPGANAGKMNGRDHNNHGFTVWLAGGGVKGGQAYGATDEFGFAAVENKVHVHDLHATLLKLLGFDHERLTYRFAGRDFRLTDVHGRVVDELIA, encoded by the coding sequence ATGGCTGATACTAACCCACATTTCAATATTGATCCGATTTTAACGCGTCGACAGATGTTGCAGCGGTGTGGTACCGGTCTGGGCTCGCTCGGACTCGCCTCACTGATGGCTTCTGAAGGAATGTTGAATTCTGCTGAGGGAGCTTCTGGGGTCAATACAGAATCGCCAATGGCACCGAAAACCTCTCATTTTCCGGGTAAAGCCAAGCACGTCATTCATATCTTCTTGAATGGTGGCGCCTCCCAAGTCGATACATTTGACCCCAAGCCTGCGCTGGCAAAGTACACTGGTAAGATGCTGCCGACGGAAAACCTGCGGACAGAACGGAAAACCGGGGCCGCCCTGCCCTCACCGTTTAAATTTAAAAAGTACGGCGAGAGTGGTCTGGAAGTCAGTGAGCTGTTCTCCGAACTGGGAGACTGTGTCGACGATATCGCCTTTGTACGGTCGATGTATACCAACGTGCCAAACCATGAGCCTTCCCTGATGATGATGAATTGTGGCGATCTGATTCAGCCACGCCCGAGTATGGGAGCCTGGGTGACTTATGGTCTGGGGACCGAAAACCAGAATCTCCCCGGTTTCGTCGTGATGTGTCCGGGGGGATATCCCATTACGGAATCTGCTAACTGGCGTTCTGCTTTTCTGCCGGGTGCCTATCAGGGAACGCACATTGATACCAAACATACTGATATTGAGAAACTGATCAGCAATATCAGAAATAAGAAGCAGTCCCTGCCCGAGCAGCGTCGACAACTTGATCTGTTGCAGGCTTTGAACCGTCGTCACCAGGAAGCACGGGCCCAGGAGTCCGCTCTTGAGTCCCGGATTCAGTCTTTTGAGCTGGCTTATCGTATGCAGATGCAGGCATCAGATGTATTTGACGTCAGCCAGGAACCACAGCACATTCACGAGATGTATGGCTCTGGAGTGCATGCCCGTCAGATGATGATTGCTCGTAGACTGGTGGAACGTGGTGTCCGCTACGTGCAACTCTGGCACGGTGCCGGTCAACCCTGGGACAACCACGATGAAATTGAGAAGAACCATCGACGTCTGGCCGGCGAGTGTTCGCAGGGAATTGCAGCATTACTCAAAGACCTGAAACAGCGGGGATTACTGCAGGATACGATCGTTGTTTGTGGTGGTGAATTTGGACGGACCCCGGTTGTGGAACTCCCTACACCCGGAGCTAATGCTGGCAAAATGAATGGTCGTGACCACAACAACCATGGATTCACCGTCTGGCTGGCTGGAGGTGGAGTCAAAGGTGGTCAAGCCTACGGGGCGACCGATGAATTCGGATTTGCTGCTGTTGAAAATAAGGTGCATGTGCATGACCTGCATGCGACACTCTTGAAGCTGCTCGGATTTGATCATGAGCGTCTGACCTACCGTTTTGCAGGCCGCGATTTCAGGTTGACTGATGTTCACGGTCGTGTGGTGGATGAACTGATTGCCTGA
- a CDS encoding Swt1 family HEPN domain-containing protein yields MAGDNERIKLALELLGTGLYPVIEQEMKAVYQDSWIDRAKESFRNSPLTSQPEGDAIRWDAHSTLLILWDHWNSVFRNRFTPLERSFVGELREYRNRWAHQSQINTDDTLRILDTAARLLSAAGARKEAQQLQKERDQLLYQILQYQEQVIVDSPDNRRERLRDAIVFLVCGIVIDLGIFFSYGTGGLAILFAIFVTAVFVFLAYQRWVTPDKPSYGAHECTNCGKIIYGESCPYCSETTVNT; encoded by the coding sequence GTGGCAGGTGATAATGAGCGCATCAAGCTGGCTCTAGAGTTACTGGGGACAGGACTCTATCCCGTCATTGAGCAGGAAATGAAAGCGGTTTACCAGGACAGCTGGATTGACCGTGCCAAAGAGAGCTTCCGTAACTCTCCCCTGACTTCACAGCCTGAAGGTGACGCAATCCGCTGGGACGCGCACTCAACACTCCTGATTTTATGGGATCACTGGAACAGCGTCTTTCGTAACCGTTTCACTCCTCTGGAACGCAGCTTTGTAGGCGAACTGAGAGAGTATCGAAACCGCTGGGCTCATCAGAGCCAGATTAACACTGACGATACACTCCGTATTCTGGATACCGCTGCCCGTTTGCTGTCCGCCGCTGGTGCGAGGAAAGAAGCACAGCAACTCCAGAAAGAACGTGATCAATTGCTGTATCAGATCCTGCAGTACCAGGAGCAGGTAATTGTCGATTCCCCGGATAACCGCAGGGAGCGTCTGCGTGATGCGATCGTCTTTCTTGTCTGCGGAATCGTGATCGATCTGGGAATCTTCTTTTCTTACGGTACCGGTGGTTTGGCAATTCTGTTTGCTATCTTCGTCACAGCCGTATTCGTGTTTCTGGCTTACCAGCGCTGGGTAACACCCGATAAGCCATCCTACGGTGCACACGAATGTACGAATTGTGGGAAAATTATCTACGGAGAGTCCTGCCCTTATTGCAGTGAAACGACGGTGAATACATAA